In the Arachis stenosperma cultivar V10309 chromosome 8, arast.V10309.gnm1.PFL2, whole genome shotgun sequence genome, TTGCATCACGAATCTATCTTCATCTTTTACTTTACATAATTCTAGTGCTAGAATCCTTATCATCACTAAACTTGAAAAGCCCAAACGGAAGAtcttttagaattttatttcaACTTATAAATATGCCCTTtcattgttaaaaaaaaaaaaagaaaatatccaCCGAAGGCTTTATTGTTCACACTTATTTGACTAATCTTATAGGATTAATTTTTTCtgtaactattttttaaaattattttaaattataaacttttaatttcaaatttaaattctcaaaaaaataatgatttttataattataaaaaattaattaatattaaccgactaaaaattatttattttgtcttttttctatttatttatagCTCCTATATATTGAGCGATTCCGATCATGTGTACTACTTTAATTTAGGCAGTTAGTAAGAAGATATATAAAAGATGTTTATATATAATTGCAGTGATTGAATTGTTTCTAGCTAATAGTATTCTCCTTTGATGTAATCATTGAGTCGTTTCAATTCTCCATTTTGCTGCTCCATCACTGCTCGAACTACATCTACAATGGATATCATTCCCACTATTTTCCCGTCTATAACTGGAACATGTCTGATACTATTCTCTGTCATAAGTCGCACTGCTTGAAGAATGTTCATGTCAGAGGTCACCGTTATCAAGTTTTGCTGTTTAATAATTCACGTACAGAAGGTTATTAATTAGGCTCattaataatgaaaataaatgaCATGTGACAAAAATAATCAACCTCATTAGTCATTATTTCACCAACTTGTGTGTGATAGGGTGATCTTCCTTGTGCAACTATTTTCTTCAAGCAATCTTCAAAAAACAGAGAGGTGAAaagaatattattaaataataaaaaatattataattatgaTAGTAGTGTAGCATAGATATCTTAGAATGCTGATATATAATATACCTCTTTCTGTGACAATGCCTGCTAGGTGGCCCTCTGACTTTAGTACAACCAATGATCCAATATTGTTTTCAGCCATCTGATAAAACCTTATATATAGTATGATTCTTGTTAATAAATGAAATTGGCATaataaaaattaagtaaaataaatcATAATAGATTACGTTCTTCATTGCATTGATAACAGCATCGTCAACTTGGCATGAGAGCCAGGAACCAATCTTCTCTTGCCCTTTTGTCATAAGCACCTCTGAGACAGTAACATTCTCCAATCCTTTCAGCTGCATGGTGGGTGGGGAGGATGTCACACATCCGAAACCAGAAGACAATTTGTTGGGGCTAATGATTCCATTTCCATGGCATTGTTGGAATATGGATGCCCTTTGAGGGGTTTGCCCAAGTCTTAATGCCCTTAAAATTCGTAGCatattttgtttaaataatCAATGCAGGCTAATGTTTGAATTTTAAggtaattaagaaaatcaaatAACGGATGAATAGTCTAGGGGTTTTATGTACTCAACTAATGTATTGCTTTAAAGACAAGAATAACTTGTCTATGAACTCTTTTCTTGAGGGAGAATATCAAGAAAGGAACTTTAAAGTTGCTTTTCACATGGTAGTAGTACTACAATGCTGAACCTTTTGGATGATACCATACACGCATCTATATGATTATGTATGATCATTTTCTTGTTCAATAAGATTAATTTCCACAAAACCTGTAAACTTCACCAAGGGCCAAGTATATTCTTTTAGGATCATGGACAAGAAACTCTTTCCAACGGGGCAAGATAAGAATTatttgaaactaaaataaactTGGATGAGGTAAAGATTTTAAGGAAAGCACAAACTAAATGAGCAAGCTAAGTTTTCAAAGGAATAATAATGAATGTGAAAACATGATCGAAATAATAGTGCACATACATAGAAGTCCATCAATGCATCCAAGGTATAATAATAAATTCCTGATCCtttaaattacatatataaatacaaaagcAGTGCAGTGTTTGGTATTAACATAAACCAAGCCAAAATATTTCCATAATCCTTGAGCAATAATGCCGCAGAAAAAGAAGCAACTTCGTTTTAAGATCCCATGgatatcatcatcatcatcatcagcctcaaaacaaaaatcaaaacttgAACGGCCACCTTTTCGGCCTCCAGGGATAGCACCTGCACCTGCACCTGCACTACcacattcttctccttcttcccaATCTCAGCAGCAACAAGAACGAGAAGCACCTTCTCATCCAGCACAGTCACCAGCGTCTTCTGTGATCCTTGATTCCCCAGTGTCTTCACCTTCTCGAACCCCTCACTCTGCCTCTAAACATGAAGAACATGAAAAGATGAAGTCAGCAGAGTTCAAGAAGGAACCGGAAGAAGCAAAGGAGATAGTGCTGGTGATGGAGCACGAACCAATCAAAGAAGAATCCATAGAGAGGAAAATGATGTTTGCTACATCATCAAGCAGTGGAAAAGACATCAAAGTTGTGAGTAATTCAGGCAACACTTCCACTATGAACGTATCAAGCACAACCATACCCctcaaagaagaaaaacaacacCATGTTAATACCCAACTGCAAAAAGGCATCAAAGAAAACATCTCATGCTTTGTTCAGAAACTAGCCACTGTGACCCCAACACAACCACCCACGGAGGTTGATGATGACCACAAGAGCTTTAGTGTTGTTACACTTGCTGGCGACAACAAAGGCGCAACAATGCACGTGGCAGAAGGTTCCTCCAACAAAACCAAGAAAGACGGTTCAATCCGCATTCACAGAGCCtacaagaagaagaacccagaagaagaagaagaagaaaccacaGATGCAGGTGATGagaaagatgatgatgatgatgatgacgtGGCTACTAACAAGGCGTACGTGAACAGTAACATACAGAGCGTGAATAACTCGATGATGGTGCAAGGTTCAGTTAGTGAAAGAGACCCAGGTGTTCGCGTTGCTCTTCCTAATTATCAGCTGAGTCATGAACCGAAGGCTCCAGCTTTGGAGACAAGGAGGGTTGAAATGAATGGTAACCGTGTGAGTTACCCGAGGCCTGTAGTTCGACGACGGTGCCTGAGAGGTCTGTTCATGGAACCGAGTGACTCTGAGCCTGATAACCCGGACAAACCTCGCCGTCATGGTTGCAAATTCCGCTGTGGAGATAATAATAAGGCTGCTGACATCATGTAACTCAAACCTCCCAATAAACCAAAATTTTACATGATTGTTATGGTTAACTGATTACTGATTTTCGGTGTATATGGTTGCAAATTTTATCCATCTTCTTTGTATTTTactattgttaaaaaaaaaaatagatattattttagttCCTAACACTGTGAGTCAGAATCAAAATCGTCTtcaatctaattttttatttagaaacaTCTTTAacgttttttttatattaaaattattttttttaataaaattttttattttattactaaaCTATcctattctaataaaaaaattataaaatttaaaaacaaaaaaaaagacgGGAGAGAAAATGGGAGGAGAAAGGACACGTGGGGAGAAAAaggagagaggagaagagagagagagagcgccGGTGGAGGAGAGGAGGCCGCTGCCATAGCCGCCGCCATCATCGCGACACCTGCATTGTCGCTGGTCCGCCCACGAACTGCCGCCAGAACCGTGAACAGAAGACCGTTCATGCATACTTCTGTTGTCGTGGAGTGCGTCGCCGGAAAGGGGAGTCCGACGCGAGGAAGGCGGCACgtgaaggagagagagagggatcCGAGACTAAGCTGGTCCGCGCACGCTCCGTCGCTAGTCAGCGGGTGATGGGTGGTCGAGGAGACAGAAGGATCCGAGGATGGAGCGCGTTTCCGGTCCGCGCACGCTCCGTCGCCACCACTGGTGATGGGTGGCCGAGCCCTCGCTGCCAAGAAACGCTGCTACCACTTGAGATGGCCGCCGGATGCATctgcttcttcttgttcttctgcTTCTGCGTCTGTCTATTTTTGCTTCTGATTCTACTTTCGattctgattttgatttattatttttttgattgattttgttattgaatttgatgatgttgtttttgaatttaaatgtGTTATTGTTGATGTTCTTGAATCTGATTATTAGTATTTAATGGGAGTAAGaaaggtggtggtggtggtaaaGGTGCTGGTGATAGTGGAGGGTATTTTTGTCtttaaaaagttaaaaggacgattttaatacgaaaaaaa is a window encoding:
- the LOC130946893 gene encoding CBS domain-containing protein CBSX3, mitochondrial, whose protein sequence is MLRILRALRLGQTPQRASIFQQCHGNGIISPNKLSSGFGCVTSSPPTMQLKGLENVTVSEVLMTKGQEKIGSWLSCQVDDAVINAMKNMAENNIGSLVVLKSEGHLAGIVTERDCLKKIVAQGRSPYHTQVGEIMTNEQNLITVTSDMNILQAVRLMTENSIRHVPVIDGKIVGMISIVDVVRAVMEQQNGELKRLNDYIKGEYY
- the LOC130946507 gene encoding uncharacterized protein LOC130946507; translated protein: MPQKKKQLRFKIPWISSSSSSASKQKSKLERPPFRPPGIAPAPAPALPHSSPSSQSQQQQEREAPSHPAQSPASSVILDSPVSSPSRTPHSASKHEEHEKMKSAEFKKEPEEAKEIVLVMEHEPIKEESIERKMMFATSSSSGKDIKVVSNSGNTSTMNVSSTTIPLKEEKQHHVNTQLQKGIKENISCFVQKLATVTPTQPPTEVDDDHKSFSVVTLAGDNKGATMHVAEGSSNKTKKDGSIRIHRAYKKKNPEEEEEETTDAGDEKDDDDDDDVATNKAYVNSNIQSVNNSMMVQGSVSERDPGVRVALPNYQLSHEPKAPALETRRVEMNGNRVSYPRPVVRRRCLRGLFMEPSDSEPDNPDKPRRHGCKFRCGDNNKAADIM